The genome window ATCTCTGGAAATCTCTATCTGTGCCATCTCAAAAAGAGTCAGCCCGCGCCCTTTGGAATCATCATTGTTCTTACATTCCTCAAGATGCTCTTCAAGTTGTGAAAGCGCTTCTTCAATCTCATCATTTTGTGTAAAATTATTCATAGACATTATTTATTACATCTCCATATTTGAAATAATTTTTAATTAAAGAGTTAATGTAGTTAAACCATACGCACTGCGGCCCATATACTGGAAAACAGCCCGTAAAATAGTTAAATAATAATCCAATGCAATTTATTCAATTATTTAGACAGTTGCAAACCATATCTCTTGCTTGGCATGCATGAGTCAACCCAAATACACATGAATCGGACATTTTTTGCAGACCATCCTTTCCTTCCCCGTTGCGAAAAAAGACCACTTTCAATACTCTCCCTTTGAAATTGGACAGCAAAGGAAAATTAAAATGATATATTACACTCAATTCAAGACTCGTTTATGGGAGATAATCCTAGTAGGTAACGAATTAGGACTTTCTAACCTGCACATGGTCACTGAGGCGGGTAAACGGAACTTCAAAATTTCGGTAAATTGGCAACGAAACGATTCCTTTTTTGAAACAATCAAGGAACAAATACTTGAATACTTTGCCGGACAACGAAAACAATTCGACATCACTTTGAATCCACAAGGTACTGATTTTCAAAAACGAGTTTGGGAACAACTTTACGCCATCCCTTTCGGAGAAATACGAACATACAAAGATATTGCCATTGCCATAGGTAATGAAAAAGCCTCCAGAGCCGTGGGAATGGCTAATTCAAAAAACCCTCTTCCACTCATTGTACCTTGCCATCGTGTAATTGGCAGCAACGGCAAATTGACAGGCTTTGCGCACGGACTGAAAGCCAAAGAACAATTACTTAAACTTGAAAACAACACATTAAGATAATTATATTTGATAATAATGAGTTACGCATCTTTTCTTATCAAACAACAATCAAGTTTGCTTCGTGTAAATGTGCGTATTATAAATCTTGAAATCAATAGTAGTTGTATTAATAATTACATTGAATAGTACATTAAAGTGTAACAAAAAAAATTAAAGGGTTTTTTGCCGGAGTAGGCGGACAGCCTGCAAATAACGGTGGATTAGCAACTGATCTAGAAGTCAGAAATCAAACCCAAAGTTATGATTATCTTGTAAAATTTGATATAAACGGCGACGCAACCATGACTGCACAGACCGGTTCCGGAGACGGAACAGTAGCTGGTGTGGGAGCGAATACGGGACAAGGTGTCGGCGCAGTTGACGTTACCATAACTTTTGCGGCTCTCAATGCGTCTACCGGAATTTACGGCAAGGCCCAGCCTGACAAACCAACAAATTACCATACTTACGCCGCAGGATTAGTTGGAATTACCGGGGCCTATGGATTTGGATTGCAGGACCGTGCCGGAGCTACTCTAATGAATTTCAACAGGATAGCCCAACCCAATGGATACCTTGAGATCGGTATAGACACTGAAAACCATGCAGTAATTGGAGCAAGCCCTTCACAGAAATCAGGTGTTACAGTCACAGTTAACAAGTTTGCTTCTAAAGATATGGATGCCAGCGAACTGAAGACCACTTACTCTGTTAATGACTTCACTACGTACGCAACAATTTGCTCCTTCAACGCCTCCATCAATGTCAATGGCTGGTACGGATTTTTCATGTTAAATTCCAACAGCCTGCCTACAGGATCACCTACTGCTCTACAGTTAATTAAGCTTTATGAATCCAACGGAACATCTGCGTTCTTCGGGAATTACGCTGCAACGGGACCAATTTACTCTGACGGTGCGTGGTGGCTGACAGATCTTTCCGGCAATCATATTTTACCCAGTGATAGAATCATTACCGGAAATCATTATTATGCACACTTTGTTGTGAAAAATAACGGTAAGTATGACGAAAACCCGGCCCTCGGTCAGATTACAGCCCCGATTGCACTGGGAACTGACACTTCTAGCTCCGGGTGTGTACTAAACTCAGAAGCTAATTTCACCTTTGAACTTGCAGGACTATTTCTCGCAGCCCTTATTCTTGCCGGTTTCCGCAAGAAAACTACCAGTGAAAAACTAAAATAATTAAATTAGAATGATGGTAGTCTTATACGTATAGATCGACAGCAATTCAAGGCCGGTTATCGAAAGGTAGCCGGCTTTTTGTCGTGGGGAATAGGCTAATAAACTTCTACTGTATAGCAACACCAATTATTATAATCAAAACACTCTGGGCCAATTTTTTACTTCAATAATGCCATATTTACACAATACTCACAGAATGCTATTATATAGATATTAACTGCGCTGATGTGTTACTAGTTATCATGTCATCAGTCTTACATTTCGCATAAAACATACACCACTAATTGATGAATTGGCATATTCGCCAGCAGCCTAAAAAATAAAGAAATAAAATTTATTTCGCCTTAACCTATAATCAACAATAAGACAAAAAATATGCAAGAACAATTTTTACTATATGAAGTTCTTTCCCCTGACCAAAGAATAATTGTTGATGCTGTAAAAAAACATTGTTCTAGTGTTATGGACTTTAATCCAAGATTCAGCTTCTTTACGCTTCATGGATCAACTCATATTGAAAACCTTGTTACTATAGCCAATAATCTCATAGATGGTGGAATTAAATTACAAGAAAATGAGGCTTTTTATTTATATTTATCCATTTGTCTCCACGATATAGGAATGACAATTCCTCTCAAAGACCTTGAAACAAAATCCGTATTCAAAGGTCTTGAGCTTATCTCAGACCCAACATATGCTGAAAACTTTATTCGTGAAAATCACCACGATTTAATAGATGAATATGTTGCTTCCAATTTTAGTTTTTTAGCTTCGCTGGACATAGCCCCTTCTACTATTGCAATCGTTAAAGAAATATGCAGAGCTCATCGTAGAGTCAATTTAGGTGATCTTAGTGGACACGAAAAAAACGTTGGAGCGCTGCTTAGATTGATTGATGAGTTAGATATTGGCCCAAGTCGAGCGCCTATATCAACTTTAAATGCTAAATATAAAGAAATGGATTCAACCTCATGCTGGCACTGGTTTAAACATAACATTACGCAAGACTGGCAACTTCACCATAACATGAGATACTTCACCCGAAATAATAAAAAAAGCATTGAATTCATTGTTGTTGTGAGCCCTCCCCAAGAATCAAGTATTCCTTATTGGTTAAAGCAGTGTATTCGTCCATTGCAAAAAGTTTTAGACGATGAAAAAGTTTCTTCCATAATTGACGAAAGATGGAATACTAAAATTACTATTCGCTATGGAAGCCGGATGTCTAAGAAAAATTATCTTGGAGATGACTGGAACGAAATTGAACAAATAGCCCTTTCTTCTGGAAAAAAAACCATCCTTCTTATTGATGATGAAAGTAGAAAAATGGAAGATCTATTTCTCCCTCTTATGGAAAACTATCATATTATGTACTCTGTAAATGCCAAAGATGCATTTACAAAACTTGCTGCAACTCAAATTGATTTAGCTATTGTCGACATGCAAATTGGATCTGGAGACCTCTGGAGTGCTCAGGAAACTCAAAATTGCAAAACAACAGGAGTTAATATTTGTAACAAAATATTAACAGACCATCCCACCACCCAAATTGGAGTTCTTACTGGTACCCGCCACGAAGTAGAAGGATTGTCATTCGACAAATTAGCTTTCTTTTGTAAAAAACCAATTCAACCTTCTCATTTTGAAAAAAGGGTAAATGATGTTCTTAGATAATGAAACTATTCACATTGACGAAAGCTCTGAGGGAATATGGAGCTTAGTCGACGTTTTACTAGAAGAAGTTAATGAAGAATTCAACTTATCGGCGTCAATCCTTATGAAATGCCAAACAGCACACAGTTGTAGCCTCTTATCTTGCTCTAACATTGACAAATCTCCCCTTGAAGGAGGCGAAAAACAACTAGTCTTTCGGCTCATCGATGAATGTGCAAAACATTATAAAGGGCCACACGTCCATAAAATTAGTGACGACCTTTTAAAAAAAATAACCCCCCTAATCAAACGTAGAAACGCTGTTAATCAAATACTATTTATTCCATTTAAACTTTCTTCAGAATTTTTTATTGCTATAGCCTTTCAGGGAAATGCCTCGTTAAAAGAACTCCCACAATCTTTAGCCCCACGATTTTCAGAAATAATTCTCCTTTCTAAAAAAGTTTCTGACATGGATGATCTAATTAGCAGACTCCATACTTTAGAAAATTATGTAAAAGAAGTAGGACATGACTTTGCGAGCTCAGTTCAATCCACGTTACCGAAATTGAATAATGTTATAAAAGGGCTATACGAAGGTCCTATGGCTATAGACAAAATTAAAGAAGCTAAAAATGAAATATGGGCAGCATATAGATATGCATCGAATCTAGGACTTGTTGTAGACCCTAACTACTCTATTACAAATGGAAATCACTTTAACTTTATCGACGTCGTCGATAATGTTTTAAATCAATATCAAAGCGAGATTGATGAAAGACATATTAAAGTCACGGTTGAATGCAATTTACCAAGTCTTAATGTTTGGGGAGACGATGAAGCCATAGCAAGCGCCGTTAGCCACTATCTTATAAACGCAATCAAATACTCTTTCGGATCATCTACTATTTACATATATATCAATGATGTAAGATCTGAGGTTGAATTCAAAATACGTAACAAAGGCATGAGACTCAACAGAGACGAATCTCCCAACCTCTGGAAGTGTGGGTTTAGAGGACGTAACGCATATGAAAGGCATGTTAACGGCTGTGGCATTGGACTTTATACGATAAAAAAAATCATTGAAGGCCATGGTGGTAATGTTTGTTGCCGCAATATCCATGAAGACCAAGTTGAATTTTCTTTTCAAATTCCTAAAGACAAAATCTTTATGAAAAAATTGTTATAAATTGTCACCCAAAAAATAGCCAACGTTACGCCAAACAAGAGTTATTTGCCTACTTTAAAAAAACTCGAAATTGTTTCTATCACAAAAGTAAGTTTAATTATTTCAGAGCATGAAAACCGTCTCTCTGGCTTAACAGACAAAAAAGTAATAGTTCAGCTTTGCTCTTGCTTAAGATTTATGTACCCCCCTCATCCCCCCTGTCGCGCAACATCCTTATCAATAGCCTTCCAGCCGACAGCGAAGCTTGTCATTTTCTTAATATTCTGAGCAACAACGTTATTCTTTACGTTAGCGACAAAAGTTGTTTCATGATACGGATAGGCTGTTTTAAAGACCAAATCAGGATACGCGGCAAAGCTTGCCTCTAAGAGGCTGGATGCTCTCACATCCCCCACTTCATGATATGAAGCGATAGCCGCCCATGATTGCTGATTTTCACGAATATAGCGAGCGAGATCATCTGCAATTTCGACCTCTGCGCCTTCTATGTCTATTTTGAAAAAATCAACTCCCTCAGGTGCATGTTCAGCAACTAAATCATCCAAAGTTATAGCTTGTACGGTGTCTGAATCCGCCGCATCAACACAACTTTCCCCGCCGGACTTGTGCTTAAATCCTACTTCACCACTTTTGCTGTAAAGGGCCTTCCTGACAAGTTCACAATTGGTGAATCCGTTTTTATCAATATCAGAATCTATAAAATCAGCGCTTTGCTTGTCAGGCTCAAGAAAAACAACCTTTCCTTTCTCAGCAACTGCGCTGAAATACATTCCTGAAATACCGTTCCACGGTCCGGCATCCACAACAACAGAATCCGCTGCAATGGTTCCGGGCAGCGTGTATCCTCTAAGTTCACACACAAATTCAAAAAAAGGGCATGCGGATGTCAAAAAACGAGCTTTTCCTATCTTGCATTCCCACGCTTTGTGCTGAAAGGAGTAGCGAGTCATGGGATTATATTTCCAAACCGGCAAATATCCTAAAGTCGGTGTAAACTTTACTGCAAACCAGTCCCCTATTTTGACAAGTGAAAAATCCCTTGAACAAAATAAGTTCTCCACTTCTTGGAACTGTTCAACAGTTTCTTTTTCGATCTGGCCTATAAATTCATGAATCAACTCGCTATCCATGCGCCCTCCTGCTTAATAAACAGATACAGAGATAAACTTTTTTAAACAACTGTAAGACAAATATTTTCAACCTATTTACTTTTGTTCAAATAAACCTATAATTTTATCAGAGCCGTCGCTTACCCGTTTTCCTGACGGCACCTTAGGAGGTTACATGAATTCAAAACGTATTTTAGGTATTTTCACTCTTATCACCGTACTGTTACTGCCAATGTCTGCCATTGCAAACGGGCTTCCCTCTTTTGCTGGACTCGCAAAAAAATGCGGCCCCGCTGTTGTTAACATCAACACGGTTAAGATGGTGGAAGTAAGCAGCAACCCCATGCAGGATATGTTTAAATTTCATGGGAACAACAAAGGCGGAAACAATCCATTTGAAGATTTTTTCAAACAATTTGATGATAGATTCAAAGGAAACGAGCCTAAACATAAACAAAAGCAGGGTTCTCTTGGGTCCGGCTTTATTATTTCCGCTGATGGCTACATTGTAACCAATAACCATGTTGTTGCTTCAGCTGATGAAATAAAAGTTAAACTTCAGAACGACGGTCGTGATTATCCGGCAAAACTGATCGGACTGGATAAAGAAACCGACCTTGCTCTACTCAAAATAGAACCGGGTAAAAAACTGCCCTTCCTGACTTTTGCCAATTCTAAACAGGCAAATGTGGGAGAATGGGTTCTTGCCATCGGTAACCCCTTCGGATTGGGACATACCGTAACTAAAGGTATCATCAGTGCCAAGGGACGTATTATCGGAGCAGGCCCTTTTGATAACTTCATTCAGACCGATGCCAGCATCAACCCCGGCAACAGCGGTGGACCTCTCATTGATATGAAAGGACAAGTCGTCGGCATTAATACTGCGATAGTTGCCAGCGGTCAGGGAATAGGCTTTGCCATTCCGAGTAACATGGCTGAAAATGTTATCCAGCAGCTTAAGACCGATCATAAAGTAAGCAGAGGCTGGCTCGGCGTAACAATTCAGGATGCCGACGAAAATACTGCCAAAGCTCTCGGACTTTCCAGAAAGACCGGAGCTCTGGTCAGCTCCGTTACTGCCGGAGATCCTGCTGCAAAAGGCGGCATGAAAGTCGGTGATGTAATTCTAGAAATTGACGGTGCTAAAATTGATGACACAAACGACCTTCTACGCACAGTCGCAGCACTGCTTCCGGGCAAAACAATTGTAGCTCAGGTCTGGCGCAAAGGTCAGAAAAAGAACCTGACCATCACTCTTGGAGAAAGAAACGGTAAAACGACCGTTTCCGCTGAAAAGTTCGCACCGAAAGCTAAAAAAGAAACAATCGATCAACTCGGTCTTGTCGTCCGTAAAGTTGATCGTGAAGTGGAAGCAAAAGCTTTAGGCTTAGAAAAAATGGAAGGATTACTTGTTATCGAAGTACAGCAGGGAACTCCCGCAGACGAAGCTGCAATTGCGGTGGGAGATGTAATACTTGAAGCAAATCAACATCAGGTAAACACCCTTGCCGAATTGCGTGAGATCATAAACACCGAAGGTAAAAGCCGCGGACTAGTGATGTTGCTTATTAAGAGACAAGGCAGAAACATCTTCCGCACCATAGAACTTGCTCCTAAGAAGTAACTCGCAAACAACACTGTTAAAGTGTTAAAAAAACTAATAAAAAAAAGGGTATAGCATTGGCTATGCCCTTTTTTGTTGCAAAAAATAAACTGTGCACCATAGAATGATTCTAATACACCTTGTAAATAACTTAATTGCATGCCAAGTTCCTAAAAACATTTCTTGAAATAAATTCAAAAGGAATTCTTTATGCAACCTATCAGACTTTTTACAGCTTCTATCTTGTGCCTGACTGTTGCCCTGTGCCTATCGGCAAGCATAGCCTTTGCCGCCGGAGAGGACGATTTTGACGCACATGAATCCTTCGCCAAACTTCATTTTAATGACACAGAAATGGATTTTGCCTTTGCCTTGATCTTAGGCGCAACTATGAACCACGGTTGCGAAATAGGCGAAGCATTCTATACAGCCTCGAACATCAAAGAAGGTAATGCTGCAAGCTGGCAAAAAGAATGGATAAACATGGCGCAGCGTGTTAAAGCCAGAGGTGAAAAATCTCTTACAGAAGGACATAAAGTCAGCGCACGGGAACAATTTCAGCGTGCATCATATTATTACCGCGCTTCACTGATTTCTATGATGCCGGATGATCCCAGATTTAAAAAGACAGCGCTTCAAAGTAGAGAACTCCTAAAAAAAGCAGGAATGCTCTTTAATCCGCCATTGGAATATATTGAAATACCTTTCGAAGGAACAATCCTTCCCGGCTACTATCGCAAAGCAAGCAACAGCAATAACCCTGCAAAAACACTCATAATGCTCGGCGGAGGAGAAACTTTTGCCGAAGATCTTATTTTTTATATTGCCCCTCAAGCTTATGCACGCGGTTACAATTTTATCACAGTAGACCTCCCCGGACAGGGGTTGCTCCCGCTTGAAGGAAAAGTTTTCCGTGCAGACGCCAATGTACCGATCAAAGAAGTTATTGATTATGTACTGAACAAACCGGAAACTGATCCCGAAAAACTTGCCGCATACGGCATGAGCGGTGGAGGAGGATTTGTTCCGATAACCGCTGTCAACGATCCCCGCTTAAAAGCTATTGCTATGAACAGTGCAGTGGTCGATGCCTACCCTCTTTTCGCATCAATGCCCGTTGCTTCTGCAACCGAAGACATCGTAAAAACATGGTCATCGTTCAAACAAAACACTGTCAAATCAATTGCTTGGCGCTGGGGCGTTGAGATGAACAATATCCCGGGGCTTGTTCCGGCAAATAAGGGATTCGCATTTGATCCTGCAAAAGTAACCTGCCCGGCACTGATTATTGTCGGCGAAGGTGAATATTCTAATGAAGAAGTTAAAAGACAGCAGAAACTCTGCTTCAAAAAACTCCCGAACAAGCAAAAGAAATTCGTCGTGACTCCAACAAATGAAGGAGCATCCAACCACTGCATCACTGAAAACAGAAGTGTGATGAGCCAAGTTGTGTTTGATTTCTTCGATGATGTTTTTAAATAAAATAAAATCGCTCATATATTATAGTGTGCAATTTTTTTCGGTCAAAAATTAGCATGTTAGAGGCTTCCTTCCTGAAAAGGTTTGGGGTATGAAGCTGTTCATGAACAACACCGCAACCATTCTTACAGCCCCGGCAAAGGTGAATCTCTACCTCAAAATTGTCGGAAAAAGAGAAGACGGCTATCATGAGCTGGACACTCTTTTCCTTCCTTTTCCAGCACTTGCAGACACTCTTGCAATCACGGAAAAGGCTGAAGGTTGTACAATTCATTGTGATGATTTTGATCTTCCGGCGGAAGACAACCTTATTTATAAAGCATGGGATAAATATGCAAAAGCGACCGGATTCAGACCCGGACTGCATATAGAATTGACCAAAAGAACTCCCACAGGCGCCGGTCTGGGAGGTGGCAGTTCCGATGCCGCGACAATGTTGCGATTTTTAAACTCTCACCCGCAAAGCCCGGGCATGGCCCATGATGAACTTAACAAACTTGCCACCGGACTCGGCGCAGATGTACCTTTTTTCCTACTGGACGGCCCCGCATGGGCTAAGGGAATAGGAGAAGTTTTAACCCCCTGCGAAGTAGACCTTTCAGGACTGACAGCACTGCTTGTCTGCCCGGATGTCCATGTTAATACAGCATGGGCTTATAAGGCATGGAGCACTGTCGTCAGAACGGAAAATCTGCAAAAAAAAGATTCATTTTACTTGACAACATCACACTGTAGTAATAACAAAGCGTCCTCCAAAACGAGGGTAACTTTGTTTAACGATTTTGAGCAAGTTGTCCTTCCTGAGTTTTCTGTTATAAGGGAAACAAAGGAATATCTGCTGAAAAGCGGAGCCTGCGGAGCAGTTATGAGCGGAAGCGGAGCAAGCATAATATCCTTTTTCAGGACTAAAAACTTAGCTGAGCAAGTTTCTTCCGAATTAAAAGCTCACAATGTAGACTCCGTGATTCATACTTTTTATTAAGCACTAGTCCGAATTTCTACATAATCAGTGCTGGGGTGTCGCCAAGTTGGTAAGGCAACGGATTTTGATTCCGTCACTCGCAGGTTCAAGTCCTGCCATCCCAGCCAAATTTACTCCCTTCCCCGAGAGGCCAAGGTGGAGACCCACATCATGAACGGTGAACTCAAGATTATCAGCGGCTCGTCGAATCTGGCGCTTTCAGAAGCAATATGTGAACACCTCGGCAGCCGACTTACTCCCTGCCTGCGTGAAAAGTTCAGTGACGGAGAAATCCGCATTGAAATTCAGGATAACGTACGAGGCTGTGACGTATTTGTCGTTCAGTCTACATGCAACCCTGTAAACTTTCATTTCATG of Maridesulfovibrio ferrireducens contains these proteins:
- a CDS encoding FkbM family methyltransferase is translated as MDSELIHEFIGQIEKETVEQFQEVENLFCSRDFSLVKIGDWFAVKFTPTLGYLPVWKYNPMTRYSFQHKAWECKIGKARFLTSACPFFEFVCELRGYTLPGTIAADSVVVDAGPWNGISGMYFSAVAEKGKVVFLEPDKQSADFIDSDIDKNGFTNCELVRKALYSKSGEVGFKHKSGGESCVDAADSDTVQAITLDDLVAEHAPEGVDFFKIDIEGAEVEIADDLARYIRENQQSWAAIASYHEVGDVRASSLLEASFAAYPDLVFKTAYPYHETTFVANVKNNVVAQNIKKMTSFAVGWKAIDKDVARQGG
- a CDS encoding DegQ family serine endoprotease, giving the protein MNSKRILGIFTLITVLLLPMSAIANGLPSFAGLAKKCGPAVVNINTVKMVEVSSNPMQDMFKFHGNNKGGNNPFEDFFKQFDDRFKGNEPKHKQKQGSLGSGFIISADGYIVTNNHVVASADEIKVKLQNDGRDYPAKLIGLDKETDLALLKIEPGKKLPFLTFANSKQANVGEWVLAIGNPFGLGHTVTKGIISAKGRIIGAGPFDNFIQTDASINPGNSGGPLIDMKGQVVGINTAIVASGQGIGFAIPSNMAENVIQQLKTDHKVSRGWLGVTIQDADENTAKALGLSRKTGALVSSVTAGDPAAKGGMKVGDVILEIDGAKIDDTNDLLRTVAALLPGKTIVAQVWRKGQKKNLTITLGERNGKTTVSAEKFAPKAKKETIDQLGLVVRKVDREVEAKALGLEKMEGLLVIEVQQGTPADEAAIAVGDVILEANQHQVNTLAELREIINTEGKSRGLVMLLIKRQGRNIFRTIELAPKK
- a CDS encoding alpha/beta hydrolase — its product is MQPIRLFTASILCLTVALCLSASIAFAAGEDDFDAHESFAKLHFNDTEMDFAFALILGATMNHGCEIGEAFYTASNIKEGNAASWQKEWINMAQRVKARGEKSLTEGHKVSAREQFQRASYYYRASLISMMPDDPRFKKTALQSRELLKKAGMLFNPPLEYIEIPFEGTILPGYYRKASNSNNPAKTLIMLGGGETFAEDLIFYIAPQAYARGYNFITVDLPGQGLLPLEGKVFRADANVPIKEVIDYVLNKPETDPEKLAAYGMSGGGGFVPITAVNDPRLKAIAMNSAVVDAYPLFASMPVASATEDIVKTWSSFKQNTVKSIAWRWGVEMNNIPGLVPANKGFAFDPAKVTCPALIIVGEGEYSNEEVKRQQKLCFKKLPNKQKKFVVTPTNEGASNHCITENRSVMSQVVFDFFDDVFK
- a CDS encoding sensor histidine kinase KdpD, which codes for MFLDNETIHIDESSEGIWSLVDVLLEEVNEEFNLSASILMKCQTAHSCSLLSCSNIDKSPLEGGEKQLVFRLIDECAKHYKGPHVHKISDDLLKKITPLIKRRNAVNQILFIPFKLSSEFFIAIAFQGNASLKELPQSLAPRFSEIILLSKKVSDMDDLISRLHTLENYVKEVGHDFASSVQSTLPKLNNVIKGLYEGPMAIDKIKEAKNEIWAAYRYASNLGLVVDPNYSITNGNHFNFIDVVDNVLNQYQSEIDERHIKVTVECNLPSLNVWGDDEAIASAVSHYLINAIKYSFGSSTIYIYINDVRSEVEFKIRNKGMRLNRDESPNLWKCGFRGRNAYERHVNGCGIGLYTIKKIIEGHGGNVCCRNIHEDQVEFSFQIPKDKIFMKKLL
- the ispE gene encoding 4-(cytidine 5'-diphospho)-2-C-methyl-D-erythritol kinase, with the protein product MKLFMNNTATILTAPAKVNLYLKIVGKREDGYHELDTLFLPFPALADTLAITEKAEGCTIHCDDFDLPAEDNLIYKAWDKYAKATGFRPGLHIELTKRTPTGAGLGGGSSDAATMLRFLNSHPQSPGMAHDELNKLATGLGADVPFFLLDGPAWAKGIGEVLTPCEVDLSGLTALLVCPDVHVNTAWAYKAWSTVVRTENLQKKDSFYLTTSHCSNNKASSKTRVTLFNDFEQVVLPEFSVIRETKEYLLKSGACGAVMSGSGASIISFFRTKNLAEQVSSELKAHNVDSVIHTFY
- a CDS encoding methylated-DNA--[protein]-cysteine S-methyltransferase, whose protein sequence is MIYYTQFKTRLWEIILVGNELGLSNLHMVTEAGKRNFKISVNWQRNDSFFETIKEQILEYFAGQRKQFDITLNPQGTDFQKRVWEQLYAIPFGEIRTYKDIAIAIGNEKASRAVGMANSKNPLPLIVPCHRVIGSNGKLTGFAHGLKAKEQLLKLENNTLR